The following are encoded together in the Deinococcus soli (ex Cha et al. 2016) genome:
- the murD gene encoding UDP-N-acetylmuramoyl-L-alanine--D-glutamate ligase gives MKLDRVLVYGLGRSGRGAARFLARSGVRGEWLDARPAPEDEALMTELGWARGAAGGVYDVVVAAPGVPIDHPDLLALQSRGAEAIGEVALAARLRPALPMVGITGTAGKGSTTVLVAGLLRAAGLNAREGGNIDPPLLDIVDSAEVAVVELSSFQLERVPGLRLPVAVITNLGVDHLDRHGTVEAYHAAKRNITAGQEAGDVLVVPDGLSVPTRAQVRPFSPGRIALVDGTLVLDASELPEGVHPANAAAAVLAAEALLVHLGRPVDAGVLAGALRAAQPVSGRFETVARLGKVRFVEDSIATRTIAVQAALERAVPPVAWLVGGRDKGADLAPLREAATGRVAQVIAFGEDGEALARGLGLPYRIVSGADGEATLLAAAQAGLDALGGPAGEGSVLLAPIGTSFDQFRDYRARGEAFRRAAQALAGGEGRA, from the coding sequence GTGAAGCTTGACAGGGTGCTGGTGTACGGGTTGGGGCGCAGTGGGCGGGGCGCGGCGCGGTTCCTGGCGCGCTCGGGCGTGCGGGGTGAGTGGCTCGATGCGCGACCGGCGCCGGAGGACGAGGCGCTGATGACAGAGCTGGGCTGGGCGCGTGGGGCCGCAGGTGGCGTGTACGACGTGGTGGTGGCCGCGCCGGGCGTGCCGATCGATCATCCGGACCTGCTGGCCCTGCAGTCGCGCGGGGCGGAGGCGATCGGCGAGGTGGCTCTGGCCGCCCGCCTGCGTCCCGCCCTGCCGATGGTGGGGATCACCGGAACGGCCGGGAAGGGCAGCACGACCGTCCTGGTGGCGGGGCTCCTGCGCGCGGCGGGCCTGAATGCCCGTGAGGGCGGAAACATCGACCCGCCCCTGCTGGACATCGTGGACAGCGCCGAGGTGGCGGTGGTGGAACTGTCGAGTTTCCAGCTGGAGCGCGTGCCGGGGCTGCGGCTGCCGGTGGCGGTGATCACGAACCTGGGTGTGGATCACCTGGACCGGCACGGGACCGTCGAGGCGTATCACGCGGCGAAGCGGAACATCACGGCGGGTCAGGAGGCCGGGGACGTGCTGGTCGTGCCGGACGGGCTGAGCGTGCCGACCCGGGCGCAGGTGCGGCCCTTCTCACCGGGCCGGATCGCGCTGGTCGACGGGACGCTGGTGCTGGACGCCTCCGAACTGCCCGAGGGGGTCCACCCGGCGAACGCGGCGGCGGCAGTCCTGGCGGCCGAGGCCCTGCTCGTGCACCTGGGGCGCCCGGTGGACGCGGGTGTGCTGGCCGGGGCGCTGCGCGCGGCGCAGCCGGTGTCCGGGCGCTTCGAGACGGTCGCCCGCCTCGGGAAGGTACGTTTCGTGGAGGACTCGATCGCCACGCGGACCATCGCCGTGCAGGCGGCCCTGGAGCGCGCCGTGCCGCCGGTCGCGTGGCTGGTGGGCGGCCGGGACAAGGGCGCGGACCTCGCCCCGCTGCGGGAGGCGGCCACCGGGCGGGTGGCGCAGGTCATCGCGTTCGGCGAGGACGGCGAGGCGCTGGCCCGCGGGCTGGGTCTCCCCTACCGCATCGTGTCGGGCGCGGACGGCGAGGCGACCCTGCTGGCCGCCGCGCAGGCGGGCCTGGACGCCCTGGGTGGACCGGCGGGTGAGGGCAGCGTGCTCCTCGCCCCGATCGGCACGAGTTTCGATCAGTTCAGGGATTACAGGGCGCGGGGCGAGGCGTTCCGCCGCGCCGCCCAGGCCCTGGCAGGCGGGGAGGGGCGGGCGTGA
- a CDS encoding FtsW/RodA/SpoVE family cell cycle protein, translating to MSIQLIIAQVMLLCLGVLGVATAEPGMIADHGLKALLALGFTLTIARLRPRAFLKLGPLVWGVTLFLLLLVPFIGVGTAESEATKRWLQFGPVRFQPSEMAKLGLVLMLASFFARRGVHNKLISATAMIMLTTFLVFIEPDLGTSVLMFGLGLVLMYAAGVRISNISGFLLALVLLAIPVAGLYLEKHPYILSRWNQHYSAEEVREAGLGQIGLAHRDLSFGGIPGQGPDGLRYVYFGDHTDLIVASVGFSSGLLGVAMLLFAYWLIVVTALDVAHLASRVRPMTPEIHGASILAIGAMFMIVGQAFVNLCVAAGIFPVTGVPLPLVSYGFSSMLTMSVALAVIHSAMREVRRQLSGLDTPDSQDAQATLPAPAPATD from the coding sequence GTGAGCATCCAGCTGATCATCGCGCAGGTCATGCTGCTGTGCCTGGGCGTGCTGGGCGTCGCGACGGCCGAACCGGGCATGATCGCCGATCACGGCCTGAAGGCGCTGCTGGCGCTGGGGTTCACGCTGACCATCGCACGGCTGCGCCCCCGCGCATTCCTGAAACTCGGTCCGCTGGTGTGGGGCGTGACGCTGTTTCTGTTGCTGCTCGTGCCGTTCATCGGGGTGGGCACCGCCGAGAGCGAGGCGACGAAACGCTGGCTGCAGTTCGGCCCGGTGCGCTTCCAGCCGTCCGAGATGGCCAAGCTGGGGCTGGTGCTCATGCTGGCGTCGTTCTTCGCGCGGCGCGGCGTGCACAACAAGCTGATCAGCGCGACCGCCATGATCATGCTCACGACGTTCCTGGTGTTCATCGAGCCGGACCTGGGCACCAGCGTCCTGATGTTCGGCCTGGGTCTGGTGCTCATGTACGCGGCGGGCGTGCGGATCAGCAACATCAGCGGGTTCCTGCTGGCCCTGGTGCTGCTGGCCATCCCGGTCGCGGGCCTGTACCTGGAGAAACACCCGTACATCCTGTCGCGCTGGAACCAGCACTACTCCGCCGAGGAGGTGCGCGAGGCGGGCCTGGGGCAGATCGGCCTCGCGCACCGCGACCTGAGTTTCGGCGGGATTCCCGGTCAGGGGCCGGACGGCCTGCGGTACGTGTACTTCGGGGATCACACCGACCTGATCGTGGCGTCGGTGGGCTTCTCGTCAGGCCTGCTGGGCGTGGCAATGCTGCTGTTCGCGTACTGGCTGATCGTGGTGACGGCGCTGGACGTCGCGCATCTGGCCAGCCGGGTGCGGCCCATGACGCCCGAGATTCACGGGGCGAGCATCCTGGCGATCGGGGCGATGTTCATGATCGTCGGGCAGGCGTTCGTGAACCTGTGTGTTGCGGCCGGGATCTTCCCGGTGACGGGCGTGCCCCTGCCCCTGGTCAGTTACGGCTTTTCCAGCATGCTGACCATGAGTGTCGCGCTGGCCGTGATCCACTCCGCGATGCGGGAGGTACGCCGGCAACTGAGCGGGCTGGACACCCCGGACTCCCAGGACGCGCAGGCGACGCTGCCCGCACCGGCGCCCGCCACCGACTGA
- a CDS encoding YdcF family protein, protein MTGERWRNVVGGVAVGASLAVLTAFLGEVRAPAELLVGMIVTCGLAGAFRPSWVALRVGAGALAVLIAACLLTPVLRIPLQSLTLREPPVKADAIVALGAGVHCGSRELEASAVARLTGALALWRAGYAPVVTVSEQSGLIGPRDCPKMSVLETELTRALYGPGGPTLVTLKNVTTTRDEAARVRDLTRARGWTRVLLVTSPSHSRRAAALFRSQGVTVVSVPAQEWRFDQALTQPSDRLVALRVLLYEGLSRVKAALGGTPER, encoded by the coding sequence ATGACCGGTGAGAGGTGGCGGAACGTGGTGGGCGGCGTGGCGGTGGGCGCGAGCCTGGCGGTGCTGACCGCGTTCCTGGGCGAGGTCCGCGCCCCGGCGGAGCTGCTGGTGGGCATGATCGTGACCTGCGGGTTGGCGGGGGCGTTCCGGCCGTCCTGGGTGGCTCTGCGGGTCGGTGCGGGCGCGCTGGCGGTGCTGATCGCGGCCTGTCTGCTGACACCCGTACTGCGCATTCCCCTCCAGTCCCTGACCCTGCGCGAGCCCCCGGTGAAGGCGGATGCCATTGTGGCCCTCGGGGCGGGGGTCCACTGCGGCAGTCGCGAACTGGAAGCCAGCGCCGTGGCCCGGCTGACCGGCGCGCTGGCCCTGTGGCGGGCCGGGTACGCGCCGGTCGTGACCGTCTCGGAGCAGTCGGGCCTGATCGGGCCACGCGACTGCCCGAAGATGAGCGTGCTGGAGACCGAACTGACCCGCGCGCTGTATGGACCGGGCGGCCCCACCCTGGTCACGCTGAAGAACGTCACCACCACCCGCGACGAAGCGGCCCGCGTGCGCGACCTGACCCGGGCGCGCGGCTGGACGCGGGTGCTGCTCGTCACGTCACCCAGCCACTCGCGCCGCGCCGCCGCGCTGTTCCGCTCGCAGGGTGTGACCGTCGTCAGTGTGCCCGCCCAGGAATGGCGCTTCGATCAGGCCCTCACGCAGCCCAGTGACCGCCTCGTGGCTCTGCGGGTCCTGCTGTACGAGGGCCTGTCGCGCGTGAAGGCCGCGCTGGGCGGCACGCCGGAACGCTGA
- a CDS encoding DUF305 domain-containing protein, whose translation MNLRRALPLLVVLLAALAAAFLLAPRLISPAEDSREVRFVREMIQHHTQAIDMATRIRDTTTDAELRTLALDIMLSQQEQIGQMRGWLTLWGRPWAGEGMSAEHARMMGMATQAEVATISTQPEKQAEVTFLQLMTRHHQGALAMVPPALEGGVRPEVQALARQIQAAQSAEITLMTRLLKDRGAQPLPAPGGMGGMDMGDHQH comes from the coding sequence GTGAACCTGCGCCGCGCCCTCCCGCTTCTGGTCGTCCTGCTCGCTGCCCTGGCCGCCGCGTTCCTGCTCGCGCCCCGGTTGATCAGCCCTGCCGAGGACAGCCGCGAGGTCCGCTTCGTGCGCGAGATGATCCAGCATCACACCCAGGCCATCGACATGGCCACCCGCATCCGCGACACCACCACAGATGCGGAACTCAGGACACTGGCGCTGGACATCATGCTGAGCCAGCAGGAGCAGATCGGGCAGATGCGCGGCTGGCTGACCCTCTGGGGCCGCCCCTGGGCCGGGGAGGGCATGAGCGCCGAGCACGCCCGCATGATGGGCATGGCCACCCAGGCCGAGGTGGCGACGATCAGCACCCAGCCCGAGAAGCAGGCCGAAGTGACCTTCCTGCAACTCATGACCCGCCACCACCAGGGCGCCCTGGCGATGGTACCTCCCGCGCTGGAGGGGGGCGTGCGGCCCGAGGTGCAGGCCCTCGCCCGCCAGATCCAGGCGGCGCAGAGTGCCGAGATCACCCTGATGACCCGCCTCCTGAAGGACCGAGGGGCGCAGCCATTGCCCGCGCCCGGAGGGATGGGCGGCATGGACATGGGCGACCACCAGCACTGA
- a CDS encoding M1 family metallopeptidase: protein MTPSRRTAATPPVLLARTLAVLTLPTLTLTTTPPSHAQTHPAAITAGGAVGTPPDVLPDPLYPTLGQPGLDVQHYDVRLTVPAPGTPDLRSDTTLSVRADRDLNDVRLDYSGPRVLNVTWNGQSVPYRHTTGQDATPDKLIIQRSLPAAQDARIRVTAAGPARGVPDPTLNITLGWQSVPATPTQPGANFTFSEPDGTHSLIPCNDHPSDPATFTTTLTVPRGVTAVASGSRLADRAHLNGTHSVTFTLTTPVPTYALGISVGTLDTVRRPDLGAAGQRITLTDYFPTSVPDAVRAPYARTGDILTALSGWFGLYPFSTYGSAVVTPDLPALETATLSTMPVRSSRERVIVHEVAHQWFGNAVPLASWTDTWLNEGFATYAELLWTQAQGQDAAPLLRSWRDRLRPGTRPLTATTRAQMFDATAYARGALALHALRTQVGDDAFRTFLHTYTRTRAGQPTRTEDLLHLTRTVLGPQAADLLNAWITQPDLP from the coding sequence ATGACCCCATCCCGCCGGACCGCCGCCACCCCCCCGGTCCTCCTCGCCAGGACGCTGGCCGTCCTGACGCTGCCCACACTGACCCTGACCACCACCCCGCCCAGCCACGCGCAAACCCACCCGGCCGCCATCACCGCGGGGGGCGCGGTGGGGACGCCGCCAGACGTCCTGCCCGACCCGCTGTACCCCACGCTGGGTCAACCCGGACTGGACGTCCAGCACTACGACGTGCGCCTGACCGTCCCGGCCCCCGGCACCCCCGACCTGCGCAGCGACACCACACTCAGCGTCCGCGCGGACCGTGACCTGAACGACGTCCGGCTCGACTACAGCGGCCCACGCGTCCTGAACGTCACCTGGAACGGCCAGTCCGTCCCGTACCGCCACACCACCGGGCAGGACGCCACCCCCGACAAACTGATCATCCAGCGCTCCCTGCCCGCAGCCCAGGACGCCCGCATCCGCGTCACCGCCGCCGGACCCGCCCGGGGCGTCCCCGACCCCACCCTGAACATCACGCTGGGCTGGCAGAGCGTCCCCGCCACCCCCACCCAGCCCGGCGCGAACTTCACGTTCAGCGAACCCGACGGCACCCACAGCCTCATCCCCTGCAACGACCACCCCTCCGACCCGGCCACCTTCACCACCACCCTCACCGTCCCGCGCGGCGTCACCGCTGTCGCCAGCGGCAGCCGGCTCGCCGACCGGGCCCACCTGAACGGCACGCACAGCGTCACCTTCACCCTGACCACCCCCGTCCCCACCTACGCGCTGGGCATCAGCGTCGGCACGCTCGACACCGTCCGCCGCCCCGATTTGGGCGCCGCCGGGCAGCGCATCACCCTGACCGACTACTTCCCCACCAGCGTTCCCGATGCTGTCCGCGCCCCCTACGCCCGTACCGGCGACATCCTGACTGCCCTGAGCGGCTGGTTCGGCCTGTACCCCTTCAGCACGTACGGCTCGGCTGTCGTCACGCCCGACCTCCCCGCGCTGGAAACTGCCACCCTGAGCACCATGCCGGTGCGGTCCAGCCGCGAACGCGTCATCGTGCACGAGGTCGCCCACCAGTGGTTCGGAAATGCTGTCCCCCTGGCCAGCTGGACCGACACCTGGCTGAACGAGGGCTTCGCTACCTACGCCGAACTGCTCTGGACGCAGGCGCAGGGCCAGGACGCCGCCCCGCTCCTGCGCAGCTGGCGCGACCGCCTGCGCCCCGGCACCCGCCCCCTGACCGCCACCACCCGCGCCCAGATGTTCGACGCGACTGCCTACGCCAGAGGCGCCCTGGCCCTGCACGCCCTGCGCACCCAGGTCGGCGACGACGCCTTCCGCACCTTCCTGCACACCTACACCCGCACCCGAGCCGGACAGCCCACCCGCACGGAGGACCTGTTACACCTGACCCGCACGGTCCTTGGCCCGCAGGCCGCCGACCTGCTGAACGCATGGATCACGCAGCCGGACCTGCCCTGA
- a CDS encoding BON domain-containing protein, translating to MWPFGKSTAERVKDALNDNPVLAPHDLQVSERGGTVTVTGHVPRKSVVGLITMTAEGINGVKNVDVSGVTFDEAVSSPAQPAPATPQATVTEIAPTTIAPTTGNMNASAGSTDMDAEIKQVEDRSRVAKAVLSAIRSNGELADDPIDVLQSGSSVILRGVVDNDHEKRLLEQVARGVDGVSGVDISGVRVAQGARELAKEKDQDSGDTVYTVKPGDSLSAIAQKFYGDPMEYKKIAHYNNISNPDLIHPGDRLRIPG from the coding sequence ATGTGGCCATTCGGAAAAAGCACAGCGGAACGCGTCAAAGACGCACTGAACGACAACCCCGTCCTTGCGCCTCATGATCTCCAAGTTAGTGAACGTGGCGGCACCGTGACGGTCACCGGCCACGTGCCCCGGAAATCTGTGGTCGGCCTAATCACGATGACGGCTGAAGGCATCAATGGTGTGAAGAATGTAGACGTGAGCGGTGTCACGTTCGACGAGGCTGTCTCCTCGCCCGCCCAGCCCGCGCCAGCGACACCCCAGGCGACCGTCACGGAAATTGCACCCACCACGATTGCCCCGACCACCGGCAACATGAACGCCAGCGCTGGTAGCACCGACATGGACGCCGAGATCAAACAGGTCGAGGACCGCAGTCGCGTCGCCAAGGCCGTCCTGAGTGCCATCCGCAGCAACGGCGAACTGGCCGACGACCCCATCGACGTCCTTCAGAGTGGCAGCAGCGTCATCCTGCGCGGCGTGGTGGACAACGACCACGAGAAGCGCCTGCTGGAACAGGTCGCGCGTGGCGTGGACGGTGTGAGTGGTGTGGACATCAGCGGCGTGCGCGTCGCCCAGGGCGCCAGGGAACTCGCGAAGGAGAAGGACCAGGACTCCGGCGACACCGTGTACACCGTGAAGCCCGGCGACAGCCTGTCCGCCATCGCCCAGAAATTCTACGGCGACCCCATGGAGTACAAGAAGATCGCCCACTACAACAACATCAGCAACCCCGACCTGATCCACCCCGGCGACCGCCTGCGCATCCCGGGCTGA
- the trmFO gene encoding methylenetetrahydrofolate--tRNA-(uracil(54)-C(5))-methyltransferase (FADH(2)-oxidizing) TrmFO — MIGGGLAGSEAALAAARLGVQVRLHEMRPVKMTPAHRSGNFAELVCSNSLGGEGELQSKGLLQAELRSVGGAIVGAADASKLPAGNALAVERDEFSARVTAAVREHPLIEVVEGEVEAVPDGIVVIASGPLTSDALAADVARVTGSERLSFYDAAAPVIAFDSINMDVAWRAGRYVQSADYINCPFTKDEYLAFFGALEQARSHTPHDWEKLEFFEGCMPIEEIARRGIDTPRFGPMSPKGLDDPKTGRWPYAVAQLRQEDREGRMWSLVGFQTGLKWGDQKAVVNLIPGLENAEIVRYGVMHRNTYLNAPLVLESTLQLKADPTKLVAGVLAGTEGYLESAATGWLAGTNAARLALGLPPLTPPAESMLGGLTRYLASANPKGFQPMNVNWALVPELPAEINEKTGKPRKLGKREKRPVMFRRGLNAFMAWAQAEAGLTVTPPPVREAEAVGAEL, encoded by the coding sequence GTGATCGGTGGGGGTCTGGCGGGGTCGGAGGCGGCGCTGGCGGCGGCGCGGCTGGGCGTGCAGGTGCGCCTGCACGAGATGCGGCCGGTGAAGATGACGCCGGCGCACCGCAGTGGGAATTTCGCGGAGCTGGTGTGCAGCAACTCGCTGGGTGGCGAGGGTGAATTGCAGAGCAAGGGTCTGTTGCAGGCCGAGCTGCGGAGTGTGGGCGGCGCGATCGTGGGCGCGGCGGACGCCTCCAAACTGCCCGCCGGGAACGCCCTGGCGGTGGAACGCGACGAGTTCAGCGCGCGGGTGACGGCGGCGGTGCGTGAGCATCCGCTGATCGAGGTCGTGGAGGGTGAGGTGGAGGCTGTGCCGGACGGGATCGTGGTGATCGCGTCGGGGCCGCTGACGTCGGACGCGCTGGCGGCGGACGTGGCGCGGGTGACGGGCAGTGAGCGCCTGAGCTTCTACGACGCGGCGGCGCCCGTGATCGCGTTCGATAGCATCAACATGGACGTGGCGTGGCGCGCGGGGCGGTATGTGCAGAGCGCGGATTACATCAACTGCCCCTTCACGAAGGACGAGTACCTGGCGTTCTTCGGGGCGCTGGAGCAGGCGCGCAGTCACACGCCGCATGACTGGGAGAAGCTGGAGTTCTTCGAGGGCTGCATGCCCATCGAGGAAATCGCCCGCCGTGGGATCGACACGCCCCGCTTCGGGCCGATGTCCCCCAAGGGCCTGGACGATCCGAAGACCGGGCGCTGGCCGTACGCGGTGGCGCAGCTGCGTCAGGAGGACCGCGAGGGCCGCATGTGGTCCCTGGTGGGCTTCCAGACGGGCCTGAAGTGGGGGGATCAGAAGGCGGTCGTGAACCTCATCCCGGGCCTAGAGAACGCCGAGATCGTCCGCTACGGCGTGATGCACCGCAACACGTACCTGAACGCGCCACTGGTGCTGGAGTCCACCCTGCAACTGAAGGCCGACCCGACAAAACTGGTCGCGGGCGTCCTGGCGGGCACCGAGGGGTACCTGGAATCGGCGGCGACCGGCTGGCTGGCGGGAACGAACGCCGCGCGCCTCGCGCTGGGTCTGCCACCCCTCACGCCACCCGCGGAGAGCATGCTGGGCGGCCTGACCCGTTACCTCGCCAGTGCGAACCCGAAGGGGTTCCAGCCCATGAACGTGAACTGGGCGCTCGTGCCGGAACTGCCCGCCGAGATCAACGAGAAGACCGGCAAGCCCCGCAAGCTCGGCAAGCGCGAGAAGCGTCCGGTGATGTTCCGCCGGGGCCTGAACGCGTTCATGGCGTGGGCGCAGGCAGAGGCGGGCCTGACTGTCACGCCGCCCCCGGTGCGGGAAGCGGAAGCGGTGGGCGCTGAGCTCTGA
- a CDS encoding glycine--tRNA ligase — protein sequence MPATSMEELVSLCKRRGFIFQGSEIYGGLQGFYDYGPLGVELKNNIKAAWWRTNVYERDDMEGLDASIIMHRQVLRHSGHEATFSDPMVDNKKNNKRYRLDHLVKDQKADVIAKVAEAMGQSAENFPAVVAALNANPAQASEALRAAGVRDPFSGEVGEWTEPKPFNMMFKTTIGPVADDESYGYLRPETAQGIFTNFKNVVDSTSRRLPFGIAQIGKAFRNEITPRNFIFRVRELEQMEIEFFCTPGTDEDWHEKWLEARLSWWEAQGVPRSKIEILDVPKEDLAHYSKRTYDLMYDYPTLGHEEIEGIANRSDYDLGSHTKNQSELGLVARVEENLDSIAKLTIPHPETNKPVVPFVIEPSAGVDRAMLAVLSEAFTKETLENGNERIVLKLKPHLAPIKVAVIPLARNKAELVDLARSIKNDLQKLGLGRILLEDSGNIGKAYRRHDEVGTPYCVTVDFDTVGKGEDASLTDTVTIRDRDTLAQERVKISDLSSYLQAKLR from the coding sequence ATGCCTGCAACCTCAATGGAAGAACTCGTCAGCCTGTGTAAACGCCGGGGCTTCATTTTCCAGGGCTCGGAGATCTACGGGGGCCTTCAGGGCTTCTACGATTACGGCCCGCTGGGCGTGGAACTCAAGAACAACATCAAGGCCGCGTGGTGGCGCACGAACGTGTACGAGCGCGACGACATGGAGGGCCTGGACGCCTCGATCATCATGCACCGGCAGGTGCTGCGCCACAGCGGGCACGAGGCGACCTTCAGCGACCCGATGGTGGACAACAAGAAGAACAACAAGCGCTACCGTCTCGATCACCTCGTGAAGGATCAGAAGGCGGACGTGATCGCGAAGGTCGCCGAGGCGATGGGTCAGAGTGCCGAGAACTTCCCGGCGGTCGTGGCGGCCCTGAACGCGAACCCGGCGCAGGCCAGTGAGGCGCTGCGCGCGGCGGGCGTGCGCGACCCGTTCAGCGGCGAGGTGGGCGAGTGGACGGAGCCCAAGCCGTTCAACATGATGTTCAAGACGACCATCGGCCCGGTCGCGGATGACGAGAGCTACGGGTACCTGCGCCCGGAGACCGCGCAGGGCATCTTCACGAACTTCAAGAACGTCGTGGACAGCACCAGCCGCCGTCTGCCGTTCGGCATCGCGCAGATCGGCAAGGCCTTCCGGAACGAGATCACGCCCCGCAACTTCATCTTCCGCGTGCGTGAACTCGAGCAGATGGAGATCGAGTTCTTCTGCACGCCCGGCACCGACGAGGACTGGCACGAGAAGTGGCTGGAAGCGCGCCTGAGCTGGTGGGAGGCGCAGGGCGTGCCGCGCAGCAAGATCGAGATTCTGGACGTGCCGAAAGAGGATCTGGCGCACTACTCGAAGCGCACGTACGACCTGATGTACGACTACCCCACCCTCGGGCACGAGGAGATCGAGGGCATCGCCAACCGCAGCGACTACGACCTCGGGTCACACACGAAGAACCAGAGCGAACTGGGACTCGTGGCGCGCGTGGAGGAGAACCTCGACTCGATCGCCAAACTGACGATCCCTCACCCGGAGACGAATAAGCCGGTCGTGCCGTTCGTGATCGAGCCGTCCGCCGGGGTGGACCGCGCCATGCTCGCCGTCCTGTCCGAGGCGTTCACGAAGGAGACGCTGGAGAACGGCAACGAGCGCATCGTGCTGAAACTCAAGCCACACCTCGCGCCCATCAAGGTTGCCGTGATTCCGCTGGCGCGCAACAAGGCCGAACTGGTCGATCTGGCCCGCTCCATCAAGAACGACCTGCAGAAGCTCGGCCTGGGCCGCATCCTGCTGGAGGACAGTGGCAACATCGGCAAGGCGTACCGCCGCCACGACGAGGTCGGCACGCCCTACTGCGTCACCGTGGACTTCGACACCGTCGGCAAGGGCGAGGACGCCAGCCTGACCGACACCGTCACCATCCGCGACCGTGACACGCTGGCGCAGGAACGCGTGAAGATCAGCGACCTCAGCTCGTACCTGCAGGCGAAACTCCGATAA